A genomic region of Exiguobacterium oxidotolerans JCM 12280 contains the following coding sequences:
- a CDS encoding family 43 glycosylhydrolase gives MFSYREKTHPVFVTNEEAGQYGLVHNSFTVDEQGQHVIIYHARTYTEIEGDPLYDPNRHTRTQVFTWSIDKQPYFDKPI, from the coding sequence ATGTTTTCGTACCGAGAAAAAACACATCCCGTATTCGTTACGAACGAAGAGGCTGGTCAATATGGACTAGTACATAACAGCTTTACAGTAGATGAACAGGGACAACATGTTATTATTTATCATGCTCGGACATATACTGAAATTGAGGGTGATCCTTTATACGATCCGAACCGTCATACACGGACACAGGTTTTTACATGGAGCATCGATAAACAGCCATACTTTGATAAGCCGATTTAA
- a CDS encoding zinc-dependent alcohol dehydrogenase, translated as MPHRLQLTAPRTLEWIERPLAPLQADEVLIQTLHGAISIGAELPQVMATDRSDLAPIYPKETGYESYGEVLAIGADVSDIRVGDRVVAFYGHHDSAIVRAAKVIPVPRDLPPQLALLTILSCDAAKGVHKLNPRPSDAVAVTGLGTIGLLTVFYLRHYFGLSRIDAVDPDERRHALAKQLGATRTLTSGNDLELNTYVAALECSGRQTAFAHLQEALAPNGQLCILSDGNYDVLSLCPSFYEKELRIVGSSDGIDYRAHADWFLPVARKTPALLKLFEQSVDWSELIPCFEALQAGVKPLKVFISYDR; from the coding sequence ATGCCACACAGACTGCAATTGACGGCCCCCCGGACGCTCGAATGGATCGAGCGCCCCTTAGCGCCCTTGCAAGCAGATGAAGTACTCATCCAGACATTACATGGAGCGATCAGCATCGGCGCTGAATTGCCGCAAGTCATGGCGACTGACCGATCAGACCTCGCCCCGATCTATCCGAAAGAAACCGGATACGAGAGTTATGGGGAAGTGCTGGCGATTGGAGCGGATGTCTCAGACATCCGTGTCGGTGACCGCGTCGTCGCTTTTTACGGCCATCACGACAGCGCCATCGTCCGCGCAGCAAAAGTCATTCCCGTCCCGCGCGACCTGCCGCCGCAACTCGCCTTATTGACGATCTTATCGTGTGACGCCGCAAAAGGCGTCCATAAACTCAATCCCCGTCCGTCGGATGCCGTCGCCGTGACCGGGCTCGGGACGATCGGATTATTGACCGTCTTTTACTTACGTCACTATTTCGGTCTCTCGCGCATTGACGCCGTCGACCCGGACGAAAGGCGCCATGCACTCGCAAAACAGCTCGGGGCAACCCGCACGTTGACGTCCGGAAACGACCTCGAGCTGAATACTTATGTCGCTGCCCTCGAATGTTCGGGGCGGCAAACCGCGTTTGCGCATCTTCAGGAGGCACTCGCTCCAAACGGTCAGCTCTGCATTCTCTCTGACGGCAATTACGACGTCTTGTCGCTCTGTCCGAGCTTCTATGAAAAAGAGTTACGGATCGTCGGATCGAGTGACGGGATTGATTACCGCGCCCATGCGGACTGGTTTTTGCCGGTCGCCCGAAAGACACCTGCCTTACTCAAACTGTTTGAACAGTCAGTCGACTGGTCGGAGTTGATTCCTTGTTTCGAGGCTTTACAGGCAGGCGTAAAACCGTTAAAGGTGTTTATCAGCTACGACCGGTGA
- a CDS encoding DUF5694 domain-containing protein, with translation MAQRATVLLVGTVHLDRPDNGDLFRPRIFDVFSDERQQEIQQVVEVLQTFRPTEVALEILPEQADALNGDYAAYLKQTFTLTANERHQLGFRVARSAGLTGLQAVDWNQTVEGVPNLAELEQLDPIAFDRLIRAEQQKSEALEARLLGQTYLSFLEQLNDKQAVEASHRTYRQLARLDPETHVGARWVIQYWYYRNLLIANRILDLAEPGERILVLYGAAHLPLIQQFLDDSRDVDVMTFPELIAKGSSADVVSLSSLDAER, from the coding sequence ATGGCACAACGCGCAACCGTATTACTCGTCGGGACCGTTCATCTGGACCGTCCTGACAACGGGGACTTGTTTCGTCCGCGAATCTTTGATGTGTTTTCAGACGAACGGCAGCAGGAGATTCAACAGGTCGTCGAAGTCCTGCAAACGTTTCGTCCGACAGAAGTTGCGCTAGAGATTTTGCCTGAGCAGGCGGACGCACTGAATGGCGACTACGCCGCTTATCTCAAGCAAACCTTTACGCTGACGGCGAATGAACGCCATCAACTCGGGTTTCGAGTGGCGCGCTCGGCGGGTCTGACCGGTTTGCAGGCGGTGGACTGGAATCAGACGGTAGAAGGTGTCCCGAATCTTGCGGAACTCGAACAGCTCGACCCGATCGCGTTTGACCGGTTGATACGTGCCGAGCAACAAAAATCCGAGGCACTCGAAGCGAGATTACTTGGGCAGACCTACCTCTCATTTCTTGAACAACTAAATGACAAACAGGCGGTCGAAGCAAGTCACCGGACGTACCGACAACTCGCCCGGCTGGATCCGGAGACGCACGTCGGGGCGAGGTGGGTCATCCAGTACTGGTACTACCGCAATCTGTTGATCGCGAACCGGATTCTTGATTTGGCGGAGCCGGGGGAACGGATTCTCGTCCTCTATGGTGCCGCCCATTTACCGTTAATACAACAATTTTTAGACGACAGTCGGGACGTCGACGTGATGACGTTCCCTGAACTGATTGCGAAGGGAAGTAGTGCCGATGTTGTTTCATTATCATCTTTGGACGCCGAACGTTGA
- a CDS encoding GNAT family N-acetyltransferase gives MELLLAADPSQKIVDEYLKRGRCFVAETGNQRIGVYVLLPTRPQTIEIVNLAVDGQHQGYGVGKYLLRHAIKTAQTMKYTTIEIGTGNSSIGQLALYQKCGFRIVGVDLNFFLRHYEEEIVENGIRCTDMIRLSKDI, from the coding sequence ATGGAGCTTTTGTTAGCAGCAGACCCATCTCAAAAAATAGTCGATGAGTATTTGAAAAGAGGTCGATGTTTCGTAGCTGAAACAGGGAATCAACGGATTGGCGTGTATGTGCTTCTGCCGACCAGACCACAAACGATTGAAATTGTAAATCTTGCAGTGGATGGGCAACATCAAGGTTACGGCGTAGGAAAATATCTTTTACGGCATGCCATTAAAACCGCGCAAACGATGAAATATACGACAATTGAAATCGGAACAGGCAATTCGAGCATCGGACAGTTGGCACTTTATCAAAAATGTGGATTTCGGATCGTCGGAGTCGACTTGAATTTCTTCTTGAGGCACTACGAAGAGGAGATTGTAGAAAACGGTATCCGGTGCACAGACATGATTCGGTTGTCTAAAGACATATAA
- a CDS encoding DUF6290 family protein encodes MIQAYTEAKNITISHFMRDLILNRIGNENDLTRYRILMAAHEKKFEAVTFENMKQDAP; translated from the coding sequence ATGATTCAGGCATACACAGAAGCAAAGAACATCACAATTTCTCACTTCATGCGTGATTTAATTCTTAATCGTATCGGGAATGAAAACGATTTGACACGCTACCGTATTTTAATGGCAGCACACGAAAAGAAGTTTGAAGCCGTTACGTTCGAGAACATGAAACAAGATGCACCATAA
- a CDS encoding glyoxalase/bleomycin resistance/dioxygenase family protein — MLFHYHLWTPNVEATEQFYEKLGFAVTQRIGKTDGAFTAFDPPLTWDDFRDDGIRFRIIEMKRGAINVTFGHGKAVRFDHLGFLVTPEQRTLLLERAQQMGWTIQANERRTFIQTPYACRIELQTHHDAILSDDQPLKRIQLSTKQIGFEQELQRLFGRAIDEVTTVPGNHTVLQQVIFMGEDIEAVDPNGVSVRQIQSPVVADKHL; from the coding sequence ATGTTGTTTCATTATCATCTTTGGACGCCGAACGTTGAGGCGACGGAGCAGTTTTATGAAAAATTAGGGTTTGCGGTCACGCAACGGATTGGAAAAACCGACGGAGCATTTACCGCGTTTGATCCGCCGTTGACATGGGATGACTTCCGGGACGACGGGATTCGCTTTCGAATCATCGAGATGAAACGCGGTGCCATCAACGTTACGTTCGGTCACGGGAAAGCCGTCCGCTTCGACCATCTCGGTTTTCTCGTGACACCCGAACAACGGACACTGCTTCTCGAACGTGCACAACAGATGGGCTGGACCATCCAAGCAAATGAACGGCGGACGTTCATCCAGACCCCTTACGCTTGCCGGATTGAACTGCAGACGCATCACGATGCGATTTTATCAGACGATCAACCACTGAAACGGATTCAGCTGTCAACAAAACAAATCGGCTTCGAACAGGAGTTGCAGCGGTTGTTCGGACGGGCAATCGATGAAGTGACGACGGTGCCTGGCAATCATACCGTCTTACAGCAAGTCATCTTTATGGGGGAAGACATCGAAGCCGTCGATCCGAACGGTGTGTCTGTCAGACAAATCCAGTCACCGGTCGTAGCTGATAAACACCTTTAA
- a CDS encoding McrC family protein, giving the protein MEINMQRHDVIEVMEYEAIMCTGPGRNIDKKTFKELESLMLELSEEGRDGLDFLTLSSRKGVGKVIRARNYVGVLQMPSGRQLQILPKIDATNVDARTAMLKMLKTLRKFPSKSFDATELGSSKMPMFEIYISLFLREVSGVVKRGLKSDYRTKEENVRFYKGKMNFARQITINHVHKERFYVAFDEYSIDCPENRILKKALMKTILIASDPMNRREARRLLHHFDGVAESHTIDQEFASVLENRKNGHYTNCLEWSRLLLNNLNISNMVGNTRTQSLLFSMNQLFESYVGKLIESYAGAEWEVTLKKPAKYLFDSGSFRLVPDVVMKYLCRIDKVTKTRIIDMKWKVLNPKVNNFGISQADMYQMFAYAKKYASEQVIVIYPLVESFAVDQRIFRFTSEDITVFIYLLDCVHGEKDLIRFLNNPEHHCKSD; this is encoded by the coding sequence ATGGAAATCAATATGCAAAGGCATGACGTTATTGAGGTGATGGAGTATGAGGCCATCATGTGCACGGGACCTGGCCGGAATATCGATAAAAAGACCTTTAAGGAACTGGAAAGTCTGATGCTTGAGTTATCGGAAGAAGGACGGGATGGGTTAGATTTCTTAACCTTATCCTCAAGAAAAGGTGTCGGTAAGGTGATCCGGGCGAGGAACTACGTTGGTGTTCTACAGATGCCGAGCGGCAGACAACTTCAAATCCTTCCAAAAATTGATGCCACAAACGTCGATGCCCGTACAGCGATGCTCAAGATGTTAAAAACGTTGCGTAAATTTCCGAGTAAATCCTTTGATGCGACGGAACTTGGGAGCTCGAAAATGCCAATGTTTGAAATATATATCAGTCTTTTTCTTCGCGAAGTGTCTGGGGTGGTCAAGCGAGGATTGAAATCTGATTATCGTACGAAGGAAGAGAATGTACGGTTCTATAAAGGAAAGATGAACTTCGCACGTCAGATTACCATCAACCATGTACATAAAGAACGATTTTACGTCGCGTTTGATGAATACAGCATCGATTGTCCAGAAAATCGGATCCTCAAGAAGGCGTTGATGAAGACGATTTTGATCGCATCAGATCCGATGAATCGTCGCGAGGCACGTCGCCTATTACATCATTTTGATGGCGTTGCAGAGAGTCATACAATCGATCAAGAGTTTGCGAGTGTTCTTGAGAATCGAAAAAATGGACATTACACTAATTGTTTAGAATGGTCACGGCTTCTATTGAACAACTTAAACATCTCAAATATGGTAGGCAATACTCGAACTCAGTCTCTCCTCTTCTCGATGAACCAATTATTCGAGAGTTACGTCGGGAAATTAATCGAGAGTTATGCTGGAGCCGAATGGGAAGTGACTCTTAAGAAACCAGCGAAGTATCTATTCGATAGTGGATCGTTCAGATTAGTCCCAGATGTCGTAATGAAGTATTTGTGCCGTATTGATAAGGTGACGAAGACGAGGATCATCGACATGAAATGGAAGGTCCTTAATCCTAAGGTGAACAATTTTGGGATCTCACAGGCCGATATGTATCAAATGTTTGCATATGCTAAAAAATACGCGAGCGAACAGGTGATCGTCATTTATCCACTCGTTGAAAGCTTCGCCGTTGATCAGAGGATATTCCGCTTCACGAGCGAAGATATCACCGTATTTATCTATCTGTTGGATTGTGTACACGGAGAGAAGGATTTAATTCGTTTTCTTAATAATCCAGAGCATCACTGTAAATCTGATTGA